A stretch of Rhizobium viscosum DNA encodes these proteins:
- a CDS encoding pilus assembly protein TadG-related protein codes for MRTFRVWLGCFVVDAAGNIAITAALCAPLILYTLGLGIDYGMMTLQQRRLQELSDLGAIVAASDINHAAENLVANFSQNGLNVAVKTASGYETKEGMKQLSEADLQTFDAIANLVPGTYLADPSTALGSRFSPGMQPYDAARVDLSQKAELTFAAAFAAAPTLSATGTASAAKLAAFSVGSRLASLNDGVLNALLGSLLGTTLSLKVADYTALADANVELLSFLDTLATDLNLTAGSYNDVLATEITYPRLLTTLKKTSGLTPTVTKALDTMQKALGTTQVKLKLEDLLNLGSTGERVVGSGSHLSVDASVMDILSAAAIAANQKKQVAVNLNAAIPGIAGTKLTLAIGEPPKEMASNAVGTTGTVVRTAQVRLAIELNVLGISSIAGIKLRVPLYVEVAYAEAKLASISCLGGIQNANVGIDVVPGVAELDLGDVDTSAFANFGSKPRVSRAKIIDATLLDVSALAQVNVTNQTKTRLTFRPQDIAAKTIKNVSTKDTLTSTVTSLLANADIQVTILGLGIGLPKAVIQGAVADTLTGLTKPLDELLFNTLTLLGIKIGEADVRVTDVRCQQSVLVQ; via the coding sequence ATGCGGACATTTCGGGTTTGGCTGGGCTGCTTCGTGGTCGATGCGGCAGGCAATATTGCCATCACTGCAGCTCTCTGCGCGCCGCTCATCCTCTATACGCTCGGCCTCGGCATCGACTACGGCATGATGACGCTGCAGCAGCGCCGCCTGCAGGAATTGAGCGATTTGGGCGCCATCGTCGCCGCCTCCGATATCAACCACGCGGCTGAAAACCTCGTGGCCAACTTCAGCCAGAATGGCCTGAACGTCGCCGTGAAAACGGCAAGCGGCTATGAGACGAAAGAGGGAATGAAGCAGCTTTCGGAAGCCGACCTCCAGACGTTCGATGCGATTGCAAACCTGGTGCCGGGCACCTACCTCGCCGATCCATCCACGGCGCTTGGCAGCCGCTTCTCTCCTGGGATGCAACCTTACGATGCAGCGAGAGTGGACCTCAGTCAAAAGGCCGAGCTGACGTTTGCCGCTGCCTTCGCCGCTGCTCCGACCTTGAGTGCCACGGGCACGGCCTCTGCCGCCAAGCTTGCCGCCTTTTCCGTCGGCTCGCGCCTTGCTAGCCTCAATGACGGGGTGCTGAACGCATTGCTCGGAAGCCTGCTCGGCACGACGCTTTCCCTCAAGGTCGCAGACTATACCGCGCTTGCGGATGCCAATGTCGAGCTGCTCTCCTTCCTGGATACGCTGGCGACCGATCTCAATCTCACCGCCGGCAGTTATAATGACGTGCTCGCGACCGAAATCACCTATCCCCGTCTGCTCACCACGCTGAAGAAGACCAGCGGCCTGACGCCCACGGTGACGAAGGCGCTGGATACGATGCAGAAGGCGCTCGGCACTACCCAGGTCAAACTGAAGCTGGAAGACCTGTTGAATCTCGGCTCGACAGGTGAAAGGGTTGTGGGCAGCGGCTCGCATCTTTCGGTCGATGCCAGCGTAATGGATATCCTCTCGGCTGCCGCAATCGCCGCCAACCAGAAGAAGCAGGTCGCCGTCAATCTGAATGCCGCCATCCCCGGCATTGCCGGCACGAAACTGACGCTCGCGATCGGCGAGCCGCCGAAGGAGATGGCCTCCAACGCCGTCGGCACCACGGGCACGGTCGTACGCACCGCCCAGGTGCGGCTCGCAATCGAACTGAATGTTCTTGGCATCAGCTCGATTGCCGGCATCAAGCTGCGCGTCCCGCTCTATGTCGAGGTCGCCTACGCGGAAGCCAAGCTCGCCAGCATTTCCTGCCTCGGCGGGATCCAGAACGCCAATGTCGGCATCGATGTCGTACCCGGTGTCGCCGAGCTCGATCTCGGCGATGTCGATACCAGCGCCTTCGCCAATTTTGGCAGCAAGCCGCGTGTAAGTCGTGCCAAGATCATCGATGCGACGCTGCTCGACGTTTCCGCTTTGGCGCAGGTCAATGTCACCAACCAGACCAAGACCAGGTTGACCTTCCGGCCGCAGGACATTGCCGCCAAGACCATCAAGAATGTTTCGACCAAGGATACGCTGACCTCGACCGTCACCAGCCTGCTTGCCAATGCCGATATCCAGGTCACGATCCTCGGTCTCGGCATCGGTCTGCCGAAAGCGGTGATCCAGGGTGCTGTCGCCGATACAC
- a CDS encoding TadE/TadG family type IV pilus assembly protein has product MKLHRRFHANITGAAAIEFAIVAPLFILIVLTMIAYGIYLSAAHAVQQLTADAARTAVAGLTSQERTQLVNDFISRSTIDHPLLDLSKLQISVATDPTNTNQFTVSAAYDTSNLPLWNLYTFPLPDHVIRRFATIRMGGI; this is encoded by the coding sequence ATGAAGCTGCATCGTCGTTTCCACGCCAATATCACGGGAGCTGCCGCCATTGAATTTGCAATCGTCGCACCGCTCTTCATACTGATCGTGCTGACGATGATTGCCTATGGTATCTATCTAAGCGCAGCCCATGCCGTTCAGCAGTTGACCGCGGATGCCGCGCGCACCGCTGTCGCGGGTCTCACCAGCCAGGAACGCACGCAACTCGTCAACGATTTCATCTCCCGGTCGACGATCGACCATCCGCTGCTCGACCTTTCGAAACTGCAGATCAGCGTCGCCACCGATCCGACCAATACCAACCAGTTCACCGTCTCCGCTGCCTATGACACGTCCAATCTTCCGCTCTGGAATCTCTACACATTTCCCCTCCCCGACCATGTGATCCGTCGTTTCGCCACCATCCGGATGGGAGGCATCTGA
- a CDS encoding GFA family protein produces MSEHHAGGCLCGAVRFEALEKPDVVVGCHCSQCRRQTGLYYASADVPVSALTITGEENLRWYESSNEARRGFCSQCGSALFWQRLGGPAMSILAGAFDEPNGLRFGYHIFCADKADFYEIPDGVPQYAAGRP; encoded by the coding sequence ATGAGCGAACATCATGCAGGCGGGTGCCTGTGCGGCGCGGTGCGGTTCGAAGCGCTGGAGAAGCCCGATGTAGTGGTCGGCTGCCATTGCTCGCAGTGCCGGCGGCAGACCGGGCTTTATTACGCCTCGGCCGACGTGCCGGTTTCGGCGCTGACCATCACCGGCGAGGAAAACCTGCGCTGGTATGAGTCGAGCAATGAGGCCAGGCGCGGTTTCTGCTCGCAATGCGGTTCGGCGCTGTTCTGGCAGAGGCTCGGCGGACCGGCCATGTCCATCCTGGCCGGCGCTTTCGACGAACCGAACGGGCTCCGCTTCGGCTATCATATCTTCTGTGCCGACAAGGCCGATTTCTACGAGATCCCCGATGGCGTTCCGCAATATGCTGCAGGACGGCCTTAG
- a CDS encoding MBL fold metallo-hydrolase: MSNLDDFGLSVTRRQLLAGALSGVAALALPRSTRAAESYRFAHGAFDITVVSDGFITLPAEVLLPDATPEERRPILAQLGGDATDAPVQANIPLIRHGNDLILIDNGSGTHFQASAGKLAANLKTAGIEPEAITKVIFTHAHPDHSGATTVADGKLLYPNAQYFVSETEWNFWTDKDYETHMPSVLHDFARGAQRDFFAVKDRLTLVKPGQEILPGMQVIETSGHTPGHISLELAGDGNLLITGDACTNDVIFFAHPAWHFGFDTDPETALKNRRMLLDRAASEKIKLLGYHWSYPGVGYAERRDSAYRFVKA, translated from the coding sequence ATGAGCAACCTGGATGATTTCGGCCTATCAGTCACACGACGTCAGCTGCTGGCCGGTGCCCTGTCGGGCGTGGCGGCCCTTGCCTTGCCGCGAAGCACCCGTGCAGCGGAATCCTATCGCTTCGCGCACGGCGCCTTCGACATCACCGTTGTCAGCGATGGCTTCATCACCTTGCCTGCCGAAGTCCTGCTTCCCGATGCGACGCCCGAAGAACGCCGGCCGATATTGGCGCAGCTCGGCGGCGATGCGACAGATGCCCCAGTCCAGGCCAATATTCCGCTCATCCGCCACGGCAACGACCTGATCCTCATCGATAACGGCTCCGGCACGCATTTCCAGGCAAGCGCCGGCAAGCTCGCTGCCAACCTGAAGACGGCAGGCATCGAGCCGGAAGCCATCACCAAGGTCATCTTCACCCACGCCCATCCCGATCATTCGGGCGCCACGACCGTGGCCGATGGCAAGCTGCTCTATCCGAATGCGCAATATTTCGTCAGCGAGACTGAATGGAATTTCTGGACCGACAAGGACTACGAGACCCATATGCCATCAGTCCTGCACGATTTCGCCCGCGGCGCACAGCGCGACTTCTTCGCGGTGAAGGACAGGCTTACCCTCGTCAAGCCGGGACAGGAAATCCTGCCCGGAATGCAGGTGATCGAAACATCAGGCCACACACCGGGTCACATCTCGCTGGAGCTCGCCGGCGACGGCAATCTCCTCATCACGGGTGACGCCTGCACCAATGACGTGATCTTCTTTGCACATCCCGCCTGGCATTTCGGCTTCGACACCGATCCCGAAACCGCCCTTAAAAACCGCCGCATGCTGCTCGACCGCGCGGCTTCGGAAAAGATCAAGCTGCTCGGCTATCACTGGTCCTATCCCGGCGTCGGTTATGCCGAGCGCAGGGACAGCGCCTACCGCTTCGTGAAGGCCTAA
- a CDS encoding glutamine amidotransferase, whose translation MPAKALVLRHVHFEDLGTFGEVLEQAGYAITYFTVGDADFLTADPLEPDLLVVLGGPIGVYEDDIYPFLTAEKAYIAGRLEARKPILGICLGAQLIAAASGGRVFPSGIKEIGFKQITLTSAGMESPLRHLGGVFVLHWHGDTYDLPAGAINLATSDLVEQQAYTIGSHVLAFQFHPEAECDHRFERWLVGHAAELSGARIDIVTLREDAAKFGPALKEAGRAVIREWLSGAISQHQP comes from the coding sequence ATGCCGGCAAAGGCCCTCGTTCTCAGACACGTCCATTTCGAGGATCTCGGAACCTTCGGCGAAGTGCTGGAACAAGCCGGCTACGCGATCACCTACTTCACCGTCGGCGACGCCGATTTCTTGACCGCCGATCCGCTGGAGCCGGACCTGCTCGTCGTCCTCGGAGGCCCGATTGGCGTCTACGAGGATGACATCTATCCTTTCCTCACGGCCGAAAAAGCCTACATTGCCGGGCGGCTCGAAGCGCGAAAACCGATCCTCGGTATCTGCCTCGGCGCCCAACTGATTGCCGCTGCCTCCGGTGGCCGCGTCTTCCCCTCGGGCATCAAGGAGATCGGCTTCAAGCAGATCACGCTGACTTCTGCCGGCATGGAGAGCCCGCTTCGCCATCTCGGCGGTGTGTTCGTGCTCCATTGGCACGGCGATACCTACGACCTGCCGGCCGGCGCCATCAATCTCGCCACGTCTGATCTCGTCGAGCAACAGGCCTATACGATCGGCAGCCACGTACTCGCCTTCCAGTTCCATCCTGAGGCCGAGTGCGACCACCGCTTCGAACGCTGGCTGGTCGGCCATGCCGCAGAGCTTTCGGGCGCCAGGATCGATATCGTTACGCTGCGTGAGGATGCCGCAAAATTCGGCCCCGCGCTGAAGGAGGCTGGCCGCGCCGTCATCAGGGAATGGTTGTCCGGCGCGATTTCCCAACACCAGCCGTAA
- a CDS encoding alpha/beta fold hydrolase, with protein MPFIKTKDGTEIFYKDWGSKDAQPIVFHHGWPLSADDWDAQMMFFLEKGFRVIAHDRRGHGRSTQTFEGNEMDTYAADVAALTDHLDLRNAVHIGHSTGGGEVVHYVARAKEGRVAKAVIIGAVPPIMVKSDKNPGGLPLEVFDGFRAALVANRAQFFLDIPTGPFYGFNRPGAKVSQGVIENWWRQGMMGGAKAHYDCIKAFSETDFTEDLQKITVPVLVMHGDDDQIVPYADSAPLSAKLLRNGTLKTYPGFPHGMCTTHPEVINPDLLAFIKG; from the coding sequence ATGCCTTTCATCAAGACCAAGGACGGAACTGAAATCTTTTACAAGGATTGGGGTTCGAAGGATGCCCAGCCGATCGTTTTCCATCACGGCTGGCCGCTCAGCGCCGACGACTGGGACGCGCAGATGATGTTCTTCCTCGAAAAGGGTTTCCGCGTCATCGCCCATGACCGCCGCGGCCATGGCCGCTCCACCCAGACCTTCGAAGGCAACGAGATGGACACCTATGCGGCCGACGTTGCCGCACTGACCGACCACCTCGACCTCAGGAATGCCGTCCATATCGGCCACTCGACCGGCGGCGGCGAGGTCGTCCACTATGTCGCTCGTGCCAAGGAAGGTCGGGTCGCCAAGGCCGTGATCATCGGCGCCGTGCCGCCGATCATGGTGAAATCCGACAAGAACCCCGGCGGCCTGCCGCTCGAAGTCTTCGACGGCTTCCGCGCAGCCCTCGTCGCCAACCGCGCTCAGTTCTTCCTCGACATCCCGACCGGCCCCTTCTACGGCTTCAACCGTCCGGGCGCCAAGGTCAGCCAGGGTGTCATCGAAAACTGGTGGCGCCAGGGCATGATGGGCGGCGCCAAGGCCCATTACGATTGCATCAAGGCCTTCTCCGAAACCGACTTCACTGAAGATCTTCAGAAGATCACGGTGCCCGTTCTCGTCATGCACGGTGATGACGACCAGATCGTACCCTATGCCGATTCCGCGCCGCTATCCGCCAAGCTGCTCAGGAACGGCACGCTGAAGACCTATCCCGGCTTCCCGCATGGCATGTGCACCACGCATCCGGAAGTCATCAACCCGGACCTCCTGGCCTTCATCAAGGGCTGA